The window TGTTCACACTGATCACTCAATACTGTCACTTTAAAATGGATTATTTTGCATAAAGGACAACTCTATCtcaaatgttgttttttcacATTCCAGCTTTTTAGGTATTTCAGCCTTTCTAGATTGTcgattgttttaattttcatttgtttcctccCCTGCGCTCAGGCTATGATGTTATTGCCCAGGCTCAATCGGGCACTGGTAAGACGGCCACGTTTGCCATCTCAATCttgcagcagctggagattGATCAGAAGGACACTCAAGCTCTGGTTTTGGCTCCCACGAGAGAGCTGGCTCAGCAGGTATGCTGTTCCTGAGGTCTCGGTAACCTCAACAGTGTCTCAGGCCTAGGCAGCACACTGAGGACACTGATTCAAACCATAAGGTACCATCTTTTAAAAATTCTCAAAATTCTGCAAATTTGAAACAATGAGGATTCCTCTTACGATTGGTGCAGTCTCTGTCCATGGCTGCATCGATCTAAAAGGTGATCTGGCTTGATTGAACTGACATTTGTGTGGAAAACTGTGTGACATGATGGCATACCATCTTTCGGGACTGACTCTTGCTGtggagagttttttttgtttcactgatCACGTTgaacagttgttctgcacacgtgtgtgtgtttgtcctgcctTGTTTAATCTCTAGATGTCCTGAAGtgttgttcttttgtttgttttacttccACACAATAGATTCAGAAGGTAATTCTGGCTCTGGGTGACTACATGGGAGCAACATGTCACGCTTGTATCGGAGGAACTAATCTCCGACATGAAATCTCAAAGCTCCAGAGTGAGTCCCCTCACATCGTGGTGGGGACGCCTGGACGCGTGTTCGACATGCTCAACAGGAGACATCTCTGTAAGCGTCTGCCGCTGCCGTTACTCAGAAGTTCTGCTGTCCACTCTGGGATTGACTGTAAGCTTCCCGTTTCCCACCAGATGCGAAATGGATCAAAATGTTCGTTCTGGACGAAGCCGATGAGATGCTGAGTCGAGGGTTCAAGGATCAGATCTATGACATCTTCCAGAAGCTGAACACCAACATTCAGGTGAGGGTCTGTTAACGCGGGTGAGCGTCGGCGTTCTCCTTCTGCCTTAACAGAAGTCTGCTATAATTGCATGATCCAGATCTCCTGTTTCATGTAATAATGCTAGCAGAGTCCTACGCAGAAGAAGATTATTGTGcactgcagctgaaactgaGACGTGGTCGAACCTCTTTCTTAATGTTCGTTGGCCGTCGTCTCGAGGTTGGGTGCAACAGTTGAGATTCGAAGCGTTTCACAGCGTTGTTCAAACTTCTGGGATTCCTTTGGACTgtattgtgaaatgtgtttccgCCCCTCCAGGTGGTCCTGCTCTCCGCCACCATGCCAGCAGACGTGCTGGAGGTGACCAAGAAGTTCATGCGGGAGCCCATTCGCATCCTAGTGAAGAAGGAGGAGCTCACCCTGGAGGGCATCAAGCAGTTCTACATCAACGTGGAGCGAGAGGTGAGTTTTTACCTGGCGTTGCTGCAGGGTGGGTGGCGGGCCGCCGGGTGGCGCTGAGCGGGGCGGCTGGGCAGAGCGCTTTCAATCATCTGCTTCAGCTGGTGGCTTCTTGCGTCTGAGATGATCCCAGATTTCTTACACTGTCAGAATTTTATCGCAGCTTCTGTTGGTCTCAAGACGATGGCGCCGCTGTCTCAGTGCAGGTAGGACCAGGGTTGCTCCACCCCAACTGCTTGACTCATGTAGGCTTTAAAGGAAACAATATTTGATTGTGTTTGAGAATAATTGAGATACTGGATATTTATTAGTTTGTGTGGAAACCAGTTTTAAATTAAGACGCCCAGGAGGGCACAGTTCATGTAGTTACTGTTGTCGCAGTCACTGCCATCTGTGGTTATTTTCAGTTTACAAGCAAGGCACACACTTTCTTATGTTAATGCTGTGACCTGCGTTCATGCACTTTGTTTCTCTGTATGTTAAActtgtatgtatatatattttttgtcagtcatgatacttttttaaattggttTGTGTTGGTTGTTAAATGTTGATCAGAGCAACATGTGTGAAATGGCTCTATTAAGTTCACaagataacaataataaaatgatttgtgaaatgagtttgactaAATCAAAAATTTGGTTTTGAGTACACTGCACTAGGAAATGATGCTATATTGATGAGGTTAAGTAGAATTTACATCACTGTAAAGAGGAAAATGCAATTTTCATTGACTAAAACCAGATGAGAATAGTCCTTGGGTGTTCTGATGGAAATGTTCTGACTTTTAGTCCACTAAATCTGGACTACATTAAAAGAATATGAACatgactaaaactaaaatgacagtTTGACACAGAAACGAGACTGAAGCTAAAATGAAACGGGCTGCCGTCGGATCATTGTAGCTTCACTTCTCTCTAAAGCACCCCGCTCGAACTGCAGGAGTCGGACCTCCGGGCTCGGCTCCTGCGGCTGTGTAAGCTCGGGTACACCAGGGAAGGAGATCAAGCCACGGCGTCGAACCGAGGCGAGGAGGGACCTCTTTCTGAATGTCCAGTGTCCTCTGCCTCCAGATGCTGTGATACATATGAAGGAACACTTGGTTCGTCTGTGTTGATGCCTTTAATCACTGGACTCTGCTCAACAGCGTCGGTCTTCGCCTTTTGCAGGAGTGGAAGCTGGACACGCTGTGTGATCTGTATGAAACCCTGACCATCACCCAGGCGGTCATCTTCCTTAACACCAGGAGAAAAGTGGACTGGCTGACTGAGAAAATGCATGCGAGGGACTTCACCGTCTCCGCTCTGGTAGGACTCGTCTCTGCCGGGTCGGCGCCGTCGTTTCACGGCTCCAGCGTTCGCCGTGTTGATTAGTGATCCTCTCCGTTTGCAGCACGGCGACATGGACCAGAAGGAGCGAGACGTGATCATGAGGGAGTTCCGGTCCGGCTCAAGCCGAGTCTTGATCACTACTGACCTTCTGGTAAGAGACGTCTCGCTCTTCCACCAGTTCAACCCAAAATGTCTCACAGAGTCCTGCGACCGTCTCACCGTGACCAAGCAGTCCAGACTTTTGGGAGATAAAGGCTCGTTCTCCACAATGGATCCTCCTCTTGTGGGAATCTGTTACTTAAATACGGGCGACATCATCGTTAACGCTGTACTGAGGAATCGGCTGCTCTGAGCTGGAGTCACTGAGCGGCGCTTCTCGTTTCAGGCTCGAGGGATCGACGTGCAGCAGGTCTCCCTGGTCATTAACTACGACCTGCCCACAAACCGAGAGAACTACATTCACAGGTGAGCAGAGCGACGCTGCATCGCATCTCCTCTCCGGCGGCCTCCAGGCGCTAACCTCTAACCTCTCCGCCGCAGAATTGGTCGCGGAGGCCGTTTCGGCAGAAAAGGAGTTGCTATCAACTTTGTCACTGAGGAGGACAAGAGGATTCTTCGAGACATCGAGACGTTTTACAATACGACCGTGGAGGAGATGCCTATGAATGTGGCCGACCTGATTTGAGCCCCGAgattctctttttgtttttttaaacgcaGTGATAGCGATCGTCCACTTGCATTGTGCTTATATTATTCGagggggattaaaaaaaaaaacttctcaatGCTAAACTTTGGATAAGAATTtcggtgtgtgttacagcgagGCGACTTCTCGATGGTGGTCCCTCTCGGACAGGTGTAGATTCTAACCTGGACAGCTGGCCGGCTGGCGCTGCGAAGCCATGGGGTCTGTCAGCACTAAGGTCCTTACGGGGAATCTTTTTCCATGTTCAAttaagatgtgtgtgtttgatgttctCCACCATTTAGTAACTTACTTGTGGACTAAAAGGTATAAGTGCTGTATAAAGTCTGCAAACTATGTTATGCTAACATATGTGCGGTGTATTGTGGGCCTGCTTAGTAGAGGCACCCGTCATATTATACTGTAGTTTCACTTGCTTTTTTTGGTTATATTTTGTGAATGTGTTTAAATGTACCATATTTTTTATCCCACTTGCTATATATGAGAGTTACTCACTGGTTGGCTGTATTCTGCTGACGTGATTTTACCTTCCCAGAGTATATTGCTATTCCCTTGACTACTTTTCAGATTTCCTTTTCCTTTGAATTGTATGTCTTAATAAACTGATATTGCTGTAAGTAAACTCGCTTTGTCGTGATAAGTTGAACATCAAGACTTGTggctccacctgctggtgaaGGTGTGGAAGTGTTGCGGTCGAAAAACATGACCATTCATTTCTGGTTTCACAGGATGAGTCGACTCAAAATACACCAGGAGCATCTTCAGTACTGACACTGAAATCAGTAAAGTCAAACTGCATCAGTGTAAATTGAGAGATCCTCGTGATTCTGAGCTGCTTTGGGGCATCAGCAGCTTTAGGAACTTAGATCACTGATTTTTATTACAGAAAAAGGAACTTGATTGGTTAAATGACCAAGAGTTAAGTGCAGAGTGTTTGAGTCAAATTAGGTTTTATTaaagttcagtgtttttaatgcactttcATAAACCGCTTCAGCCAAACGGGAACCGATGCTTCTGTTGGCACGGCTCTCGTTTGACCCCCGTGGAAAAAGTCACAGAAGCTGATGCATGCAGAGGTTTCAGTTCCTAAAGTGTCCAGAGTGATCCGGTGTTCACAGGAAGTCCCAGTTTGATGGCAGAGAGATCCTCAGATATTAATCCAGTGAAAACGCCTGTCATTGCTGGTCTGTATTTACAGTATCATTAACTGTATTTCCCCATTTTCTTGGTTCCTTAATGAAGTACCCTGACAACAGCTGACAAAGTCCAACAGAGGGAAGCTCACATTTTTGTCAGCACTGAtcaccatcctcctcctctgttctcgTCCTCCTCCTAAAGCTCAAATGCAGCATTAAAGAAGCATTTTTCAGATACAGCACTGTGTCCAGATGGTTCTGATCACTGCTCCTGAGTTGTTCCGGAACCTTTTAGCTCAGATTTGTTGAATTATTTCTCCACTTCCTACAAACTTCCTGTCATCAGCGTCTCAGTGACTTCCTCTGATGTTTCATTAGCTCTAATGGatagtttacaaaaaaaaatatcgaaATGGAAAATGATTTTAGATTCGGCTTAACTGACTGCTAGAGAAGTTTCAAGTCGGTGGAGAATAGTGTTAATCCTGATATCGCctccttccattcatccatcaaccTTTTATGCTCTGTGAAAAAGTTCACACAAGTTAATCCAGACGGAAACTTGTGAGACActaattttaattttgttcaacttaaaaaaaaaaatgttgctgcaaTCAATCATCTGTCTTAAGTTTTTCTAGTTGCAACTTCTAATTAGTTCTTTTATTTATAAATCTGAAATGCTGTACAGTGTTATCAGCACAATATACAACTTAATGTTCAGACTATGAATGCTCTAGCACAATTTTTGGCACATTTTTTGGAATAGACATTTGATAATTTACCTGACCTACTCTTTCAGACACCCACTGGtcacatcatgttttttttttttgttcatactGTGCGTCTCTGGTACCTGGAGAACCAGAGCGGGGCCTGAAGAGCCAGGTCCCTCTGGGTTAATGAGTAAAGCTTTCAAACCATAAAACGCTCCCTGGGCGACGCACGGCGGCGTCCGCTGCTCCTCAGGAATGTGTTCAACGCAGAGAAACGATTTCCTTGTGCATTTGCGGTATTTGTGGCAAACAAAGGTGTTTTATTGCGGTCCGTGTGGGATTTCAGAAGGTTCTGCATCCTGGTGCTTCACTGAGCGTCAGGCCAGAACAGACTCTCCTCTGAGTTTCCCCTGCTTTAACCTCGCCTGCTGTCTTATCTGTTGCTACGTACCGTCAGGTTCGCTTGCTCCCCCTCGGACTGTCGCTTCAAAGCATCATTaatgagctgcagagagaacctTCCCGTTGTGTGAAGATGTTGAAGTGAGCAGCGCAGCCTCAGACTGTCTCCTGTCAAACGCCGTCCCGTCTGCCGGGCCTCCTGCTGTGAGCCGACCCAACATAACTTTATTGTCCTGACGAGACTTCCGTCATGAGCTGACCCCATGTGGGCCACTTTCACAGTAAGGCTAAAAATAGAACTCCAGGCAGCTCGACATCTTTCCAAGT of the Salarias fasciatus chromosome 18, fSalaFa1.1, whole genome shotgun sequence genome contains:
- the eif4a2 gene encoding eukaryotic initiation factor 4A-II, whose amino-acid sequence is MSCDSADFNSSRDRDHGRPDGMEPDGVIESNWSEITDNFDDMNLKETLLRGIYAYGFEKPSAIQQRAIIPCIKGYDVIAQAQSGTGKTATFAISILQQLEIDQKDTQALVLAPTRELAQQIQKVILALGDYMGATCHACIGGTNLRHEISKLQSESPHIVVGTPGRVFDMLNRRHLYAKWIKMFVLDEADEMLSRGFKDQIYDIFQKLNTNIQVVLLSATMPADVLEVTKKFMREPIRILVKKEELTLEGIKQFYINVEREEWKLDTLCDLYETLTITQAVIFLNTRRKVDWLTEKMHARDFTVSALHGDMDQKERDVIMREFRSGSSRVLITTDLLARGIDVQQVSLVINYDLPTNRENYIHRIGRGGRFGRKGVAINFVTEEDKRILRDIETFYNTTVEEMPMNVADLI